The following coding sequences lie in one Oryctolagus cuniculus chromosome 7, mOryCun1.1, whole genome shotgun sequence genomic window:
- the FCRLB gene encoding Fc receptor-like B: MWALTALLLLATLEKPILSLHPPWTTIFKGERVTLRCDGYHPLLLELRPISTLWYLGHLLLPSHKKSIEVQTPGVYRCQTRGAPVSDPIHLSVSNDWLILQVPYTAVFEGEPLVIRCRGWYDKVIYKLHYYHDGQAVRYFHSSTNYTVLQARASDSGRYQCSGTMRIPVESAPMFSAKVAVTVQELFQAPVLSMASPQEARGAARDAVVLRCETRLHPQKRDTPLQFAFYKYSRAVRRFDWAAEYTVPEPEVDELESYWCEVATASRSVRKRSPWLQLPGRGSLLDLAPSTAPALQAAALAPANKPLSFRKPPVSRSVPSASSAANTTSAGLQFPAGGVPTAAGPPACAPPTPVDQAGALKPDVDLLLREMRLLKGLLSRVVLELKEPQALPGLRGTRETPTSALAVSPETPETTPVEI; this comes from the exons ATGTGGGCGCTGACAGCCCTCCTGCTCCTGG CCACTCTAGAGAAGCCCATATTGTCTCTACACCCACCTTGGACTACAATCTTCAAGGGGGAGCGGGTAACCTTGCGGTGTGATGGCTACCACCCCCTGCTCCTGGAGCTCCGGCCCATCAGCACTCTCTGGTACCTGGGtcacctgctcctgccctcccACAAGAAGAGCATTGAGGTCCAGACACCAGGCGTGTATCGATGCCAAACACGGGGAGCACCTGTCAGTGaccccatccatctctctgtatCCAATG ACTGGCTTATCCTGCAAGTGCCCTACACCGCGGTCTTCGAGGGCGAGCCGCTGGTGATACGTTGCCGTGGCTGGTACGACAAGGTCATCTACAAGCTTCACTACTACCACGACGGCCAGGCCGTGCGCTACTTCCACTCCAGCACCAACTACACAGTGTTGCAGGCGCGCGCCAGCGACAGCGGCCGCTACCAGTGCTCCGGCACCATGCGCATCCCGGTGGAGAGCGCGCCCATGTTCTCCGCCAAGGTGGCTGTGACCGTGCAAG AGCTGTTCCAGGCGCCGGTGCTGAGCATGGCCAGCCCGCAGGAGGCGCGCGGCGCGGCCCGCGACGCCGTGGTGCTGCGCTGCGAGACGCGCTTGCACCCGCAGAAGCGCGACACGCCGCTGCAGTTCGCCTTCTACAAGTACAGCCGCGCCGTGCGCCGCTTCGACTGGGCCGCCGAGTACACCGTCCCGGAGCCCGAGGTCGACGAGCTTGAGTCGTACTGGTGCGAGGTGGCCACCGCCTCCCGCAGCGTCCGCAAGCGTagcccctggctgcagctcccGGGGCGGG GTTCGCTCCTGGATCTGGCACCCAGCACCGCCCCGGCGCTGCAGGCCGCAGCCTTGGCTCCGGCTAACAAGCCGCTGTCCTTTAGAAAGCCCCCGGTGTCCAGGTCGGTCCCGTCGGCGTCCTCCGCGGCGAACACCACCTCGGCGGGGCTGCAGTTCCCGGCCGGCGGCGTCCCCACTGCAGCCGGGCCGCCTGCCTGCGCTCCGCCCACGCCCGTGGACCAGGCCGGGGCCCTGAAACCCGACGTGGACCTTCTGCTCCGAGAAATGCGGCTGCTCAAGGGCCTTCTGAGCAGGGTGGTCCTGGAATTAAAGGAACCACAGGCTCTCCCGGGGCTCAGGGGAACCCGCGAGACGCCCACTTCCGCCTTGGCTGTGAGCCCCGAAACCCCAGAGACCACTCCTGTGGAGATCTGA